A segment of the Carassius carassius chromosome 21, fCarCar2.1, whole genome shotgun sequence genome:
TCTGAATACTATCAAGAAGCCTAAAGGACTcttgtgtttgttgtttctccaaaAGAGTGTTCCAGGCTACAGCGCGCGGGGTCGCTTGGGGTTAATCTGCTTGCTGGCTTGTTCCTCCTCTTGGAGAGTAGAACGGAATGACCTCACTTTATCTGACAATAGAGCAGACACACATCCATTAATAATCATTTCATCAGGGGAAAACTAAAAGGAAAGAAAATTCTAGAGGATGCTTTACCTCTGAGCTCAATAAGAATATCAATCTTCTGGTCAAGAATCTGCTCCAGCTGAGACGAGTAGGAGTCCACGTCGTAGTCCACCTCCTCAGTCATCTCCAGGAGAACCTTCTCATCCTCAAGCCACCTAATAGACTCCTGTCAGCACATATAGTGTGAACATCATCACTAGCAATTCCCTTTTTCAGTTTTGGGACTGAACTTTATCGAAGTACAAACGAAAGTAAAAAGTTCAGAACAAAGAAGCACAACAAACCAAACACTGACGTCAACTGGGCAAAAAAACGCTAGTGTGAAAGGGACCTCAGAGGAATAAAGACCTGAAACACAGCCCTGTGGTCTTCCAGAACCTGCTCCTCCATCTCCACCAGCTGAGACACCGCCTCGTGGAAAGTGAAGAGCTGAGGGGAGACTTCCTCTTCCTGTCAATATTCAAACATCAGCTTTTATCCTCCCTACATTAAAAAGCCACAATATCTAAAACAACAAATCGATTGCCCTTCTAATTTTCCTGTTTATGGTTTCAGCCTTATGCTTATAAATGATATGCAATATATTAAGCATGAATACActgataacaaaaaataaagcctttaTAGGCACATACAGTTGAGGTCAAAAGTTTAGATCCCCCTTttagaatctgcaaaatgttaattattttaccaaaataagagggatcatacaaaatgcatgttattgtttatttagtactgacctgaataagatatttcacataaaagatgtctacatagtccacaagagaaagaaaatgacCCCGTTTAGATGTTTACTGCGTTGTTACCTGAATGATTCccagctgttttttgttttgtgatagttgttcgTGAGTCCCTTGTTCGTCCTGAACAgttcaactgcctgctgttcttcagaaaaatcctttagGTCCcacaaattatttgtttttttcagcatttttgtgtatttgcctttccaacaatgactgtatgattttgagaacAATCTTTTCTCCCTGAGGATTAATGAGAGACTCATATGCAtctattacagaaggttcaaatgctcactgatgctctagaaggaaaaaaatatgcattaagagtaaactaaaataaaattacacatttcCATTCTGTTCTGTTCGGCTCTTCATGCATGGTTTTTCCTTCTGGAACATCAGTGAGCATTTGAACATCTTTCATGTGAagtatcttattcaggtcagttctaaataaacaataacatgcattttgtatggtccctcttattttggtaaaataacattttgcagattctgaaagGGGGATGTAAACTTTTTACCTCAATTGTATAAATGTATGAACctgcacataaaacaaaaaagtataattaGTTGGAAAGCTACAGTGTTAGGagggtttttctttctttccttttctttttataaagtaatattttgcaaggatgtatttaatatatcaagtaacatttaaaatataatttatgtaaaaagTAATAGACACAAATTGCACTTCTAAAACAAATGTATCTACATTACTGTATcaacatgcatatattttaaagcAGAGGAAGTACTaggaacagatgttttttttacattctgttCACAGAGCAGTTTGAGGTCATCTCTCTGAGGGGAGTTTCCCAAATCCCATTCCTCATCCATGATGTTCAGCTGGTTGATGGCGTTGACATTGGGGCGGCCTCCCTCTGTCACAGCATTGGGATCCACGGTCAGCTCCTTCACTCTAAATGCACAGATTGACAGCatttatgatgatgtttttagAGCAATCATGCTGACATGATAAATGACACCATGCACAGGTCACAGAACTCTTAttttgtgcttgttttggctgcgaCACTACATACTCCtaccttatttttttaaaacagccTTACATTACgtaattcaaaaacatttatgCTTTAATAAGCATTTTATGACAAAAGAGcagtttgttttttaatacaaCTAAATATTACAGACATCAAAATTCCCATAGGTACACTTGGGCATATAAATTGCAGCAATTTGTGCAGCTAACACAACTGTTTATGGTGTCatctcatttttattcatttagtacagtgtttgtgtgtattaatattcatattatgaaatatttctaAAGGAAAAGTAAGGACGACAGCACTACAGACATGCCAGACATTCCCAGGGTTAGAGAAATGAAATGACAGCAGATCAGAGGGgaaatgaaaaatgtttacaCCAAAAGCACAGCCATTAGTCTGAGACGTGAGTGCAGCCAGTGTTTCTAATAAAATGAAACAGACTGTGGTTATATACACTGCAGTGCATGAGTATTTCCATGCATTGGTTGCAAGCCAATGCGGGATGTTGGTTGCCTACTGAGCAGTGCTGGGGAAGCTACATTGAAATTGATGGCCAAGCTACAgtataatgtaaaacattttccCTACACTACTAAGTTAgtaacaaacaataaaaacaataaaacgataaaaaaaagaaagaaagagtgaagcTATTTAAGATGGAAATATATGTATAACTATggaactttaataataataataaatgtatctaTATTTGAAATCAGAGCAtaactaaaacaataaacatttcaaGGTCACAACAAGCACTAATACTGTATATCTAATagcaccctttttttttttaaacaactctattgaaaacatgaataaacagcatctgaaagggtcatatgatgcaatttcaagttttcctatctctttggagtgttacaagctgttaatGTATAGATaaaatccctaaagttgcaaagactaaagtctcaaacccaaagagatattctttataaaaagacAAGACTCATCCActccctcctaaaatgcctcgtttaaatACGCCCACCCCatatctacgtcactgtgtgggaagatttgcataacaccggccaaatgttcacgcaaaaaaGGAGTAACTTTGATTGTCGCTGTGGTATTGTTGCTGCCGCCACCATGTCGtagagacactgtgtgtttcattgtgaaagtgaaactagtttgtttggccttccaaaagaggacacaactagaaatcagttgtatttacaacactgtttcagAACGGTTCAACTCAAATATTATGTGTGCCACACATTTTACGGAGGACTTTATCCTGAACCTGGTAAGGCTGTGCACAAAGGTTATTTCTATAAAGTGAGGCGAtttcaactttgcaaggacagtcaggcgcttctgactcacagcctgtttCTCCAACTACAAATGCAGACATAGTTTTAGGTTTACGCAGCGTGATACacaacgtgtaaaaagacagtataagtcccACTGGAGGCAACAAATTCCTCGTTTGAAatgggttttattatttttgtcacgTCGAGCTGGGActcggcatcacagtatggtaaggggaataacatttctgtcacacgcttcaggtattcggccaatcacaatgcactgggtagctggccaatcagcatacacctctcttttcagagcgatgagctttgtaaaaaatcgacacgtttcagGAAGGCGGGGCACAGGGGAGCaagaataatgtacagtatgtggaaaacttttaactttttaccttaaacagcataaacacattgcattacaccaaatacacaaaaatatgttctttttagcaatgtcatatgactcctttaactaAACATATGGACAAACACAAGTTAAAAAAATTTTATACAGAAATTActaagtaaataagtaaacaattttttttttttttttttttaagtagttcaCTGAAAGTGATCTAAGGCTGTGATGACACACAACTTTAAGGTTCTCTGGTTTTCATAAAGTTTAGTAGTTGATCAAAtagtcaataatattttttaagtagTGATACTTTTTGATATCCTCATAAAGCGATTTTTTtctagctgatgaatgataaaaacattgacagccgatcagaatccatcctgcttaaAAGAGTTTGAGTATTTAAAGTGGCAGAAGACATAACTGCACTGCGTGCTTATAATAAACGCATCAGTATCATGTGAAGTTGTGGACACTAAtatagttattattgttattggtgTGATGGGCCTCTATAAAGTgtaacaaaaagaaagatttaggGGTTTGTCTTTTTTCACTGCTTGTTGAGAGGGAAAGGATTTTTGTTTGTGTAAAAGCTAATGTTCAAAAGAGTTTGGTTACTATTACGCTACTGAAAAATGTTAGTAACTTCTATTACTAGTCTTAGTTAGTCCCCAACACTGCTGCAGTGTATCTGACTAAGAAGGTGGGAAGCTGCATAGACATGTGCTCATACTCATAGGTAGGAGAGGGTTCAGAGCGACTTCCTCCCCCCTGAGAGAAGGGGATGTCAGAGGGGCTAATCCCAAACTCCTTTACTCTGAAGACAGTCAAGACAGAACAGAGAAAACAGCAAGACAGAGAGAAGAGCACAGCCAATCAGGATAGATATGAAAATACTTTTTCCCATTGGCACTAGCTTGTCAACTCATTGGTTAATACAACAACTTGACTGAGATTGCCTTAAACAGTTAGAAGCTACATTGGGCAAGAGTTCTACTCAACTTCTGTTTTCATAAATGCACAACAGAGTGCCATGTCCTAACCTGTTGGCATATCTCAGAGTGTTCAGCGTGTTCTCACAGGAAGCCATGCCAGGAGAAATGGTGGCGATCTGATCAGACAGAAGTCACAATTAGAGCTGTACAAACAGGCAAAAGTAAACTTAACCAAATCCCAATGTTCAAGAAGGATAGCTTAATCAAACTTACCATACATGTCCTGGAGTTCTCGCCAATGAATGAGTCTCTGAGGACCTGTGTGAGCTTGCTCGCTCTAAATGGGGTATGAGGCTTATTACGGCCCAGAGCCCTGATACATTCCTAATACACGGGACATGCAAGATCACAGTGATTTACTAGGCAATTTCAAAATGACACTTCATGACCAAATGGTTGCTGACCCCTGCTCTTGGGTGGTATTTTTAAGGTGCTGACCTTAAGTGCCAAAAGACTCTTGTTGATTTCGGCTCCCTCTAAAcgagtctgccgatcagcgcTGGACGTGTCCGCTCCACGTTCGTTACCCGCCAGATCAATGAGTGAGAATTTGCCATGCATCTTGCCCTTCTTTCGTAGAATGATTTGGAAGACGGCATGGCTACGGGATGAGTGGGCATTGGCTGAGGTCTGACCTGAGGTCCTAAAATTGAAGATAAGCAGGTGAAATTTAAGTCAGGAGTGTCTGACTTATGTACCAAGACACTGAGTGGACTAATTACAGATCATCAAAAATCCTgaattgttaaagggttagttcacgcccccaaaaattctgtcattaattactcaccctcatgtcattccaaacccgtaagacctgtGTCATCTtcaggaacacaaattaagattttttttttttaataatctgagAGCTCTCTTATTCTCTATAGACTGCAAAGATAGTAGGATACGATCACGATCAACTCGCAAAAACGTGGCAAGGACCAGGATTCGTACATAAACTGCTAAATTAAATTCCAGGTCTTTCAAGGACTTTTCAACCACTACTTTTTTGGTTTTCAAAGACTACAATCAGGGTTCACAATATAGTTATcatctttcaaattctaataaataaataaaacaaaatggtacAAATAAAGTGCAGTACATGCAAAGCTTGCAATGACTGTGGCAACTTTACCATTTGAAAGGATAGTATGGCAAAGTTACCAATTTCCTTATTCAAGGTGatgtttttttcatgaatatatgattaACCTGAAGAGTAAAAGCTTCATCGTgcacaaataatgaaatatatcaTAGTTCATGgacactaggggtgtgacaatacaTTTAGCTCACaagatgagacaaaatacagatacttggttcactagaacgagatattttaatactatttttaagaatttttcaatgacaaaatgtttgtcttttaatCACAAAAGGCAAAACGCTGAGCTCCGCAAAATAATTTAgttgcattttgaaatattttaactaatctagagctgtaactaacaattattttggtaatcaagtgatatactgattattttgacaattgagtaatctgatattttttttgtaataaaaatagatttaagaGAAAAACAGCTTTAAGACTACATTTAGATATATTAAACTAATGATGAGACAATAATAACTGGCTCGAATAAAGTATCAAAACCAAGTAACAACATGGTCCACTTTCTtacaaagtttagctccaaccctaatcaaacaaacctacctgtgattttctaatgatcctgaagacattgattagcaaactcaggtgtgtttgattagggttagggctaaactttgcaggaaagtggatctcgcaagccagatttgaggatcactgctttACAGCGTGATTCAACAATgtttaaatacatataatttcAATATTTCGTTACATGCAAACTCAAAGCGATGgttgaaacttttattttgaaatcaagATGTACTACAAATCACATACAGATATATGTTGAGGTATTCTCCAGTGTTGGCATAGGTTTCTAAATGATTTACGTGATAAATCTAGTGAGATAATGTGCACTGTTTTCCCAGATAAACGCTAAGCAAACCGAACTCACAGCATATGCAGAGGAAGAGTTTGTGGACTGAGCGGCTGAGATCGAGATGCgcttgtaaatgatgacagtgcaGCACAAAGCACGTCAGTCTATATATGCGTTCCCAAACGGAATCCAAAATAACAACCCATGCAATAAAGACAGAACAATATAATGCAAGCAATATCAAAGGTTTTACCACAAATTCAACTTTAAACTGATATCGCGAGACCGATTTGCACCTCAAGGAGTAACACCACAAGATCTTGTGCGCTCCTGAAAGCCAGGTGAAATGGTTCTGTATTTAAATCAGACACGCTGCATTGTTAATTTTACAAGAAAGCATTGTTTTATGGAAAACAAATTAACACCAATTTCATAATCAACATAATATGCGTGGTTTACGTTCAGTAGAAAGTGTGTgcatggaatgacatgagggtgagtaattaatgatagaatttccatttttgtgtgCACTAACAATTTAAAGGAAAGATACAGCAGCAAACAACTAGAGCACTATTCAGTGAACATGATTGTTTTACCCATCAGGTTTTACCTGCAGCTGTTCCCCATTTCAATGAGTTTGAGCACATCCTCGGTGCATCTGACCTCACGCTCCTGAAGCCCAACCACCTGGACCTGCTGCTTTCCATCTTCTAGCACACGTAGCTTAGCCTTATGATTCAACAGATCAAATACCTAAAGAAAAAAAGACTTTGAAAGGCTTGTcctattttttaaataggctttAGTTTTTCACAGCCATTAGTCATCAATTTTGCCTTTCCACTTGCCTTTCCACTGTAAATTTCAAAGAATGTTGCGTAAACCTGAAGATCCAGCTTCTTATAGTTTGGTTTCTTCAGCATGAGAAAAACATCTCGAGCTGTTTGTGTAAAACATGTACATGAATGAGTTTGTTTGAAATCAAAAGACTAAAGAAATCACAGgaccaaaaaacataatttaccaGCTAATGCATAGATTCCTTTTGAACAATCCTGGTTCTTTCCTGAAAAATCTCCACCCATGGTCTAAAACACAAACCATTTCTTATTACTCTAATATATGAAAAAAGTTTTGGccattttcagtaaaaataataaaaaatagtaaataaatctCAATTACATGAGTTTTTCCACTTCCTGTTTGGCCATAAGCAAAGCATGTGGCCATTCCTCTATCAAAGATGGTTTCCACAAGGGGTCTTGCAGTAAACCTGTGAAGAAAACAGTTGAAAGATTTTTTTCCTCCAACAGTGACTAATTCCTGACATAATTTTAAGTTAATGATTAATGTATAATGAACAACGAAGGGAATCATCCTCTACCTGTAAACCATTTCATTTGTTGTGCTGTCATCAAAGGCATAATCGAAGCGGAATGTTTGGTTCTCTAGGTATCGAGTCAGGTCCACCTTCTGTTTTGGTTCATGGACCATGACAACATCTTTACTTGGAATAGTGATCACATCTAGGTCCTTTACAGTCAACTCTACAACACAAatgagaaataaattacaatatacgAAGTGCAAtcaaaaaataatatacaaatgtctaaagaattaccttttttattgagGGGACGTTTCCTAACACAAACGCATATTCTGTGCTCCTCAATCTGTCGAAAAAATTAATTCctcttaaaaaaaagttttacttcaCATCCAAAAATGAAGTACTTTTTTCTTactaataatgttttaaatatattattaatgtaattttttgtatttctattattatcatcataaaaAGGTGGATCTCAAATGTATGAACATGAACATGTCTGGGTTACATTCCCCCCAAAGctcatgaagaaaaaaatcagcatgaataaacattataataaaaacaaaataatgaagaaaaaaaaaaactaacaataataataatataaatattgggGAAAATGATGATATGGGATGGCTGTGTTTGTTCAAttaaatttcattaaataattaattcttgtatttattatattttaaatatgacccAGACATTAATTCATCAGTACCTACCAAATCTGTCGTGGTTAGCGGTCGGTAGTCCAAACTTGCTCTGAAGTCTCGGATCATCTGCAGTATTTCATAGTTTGGAATCGTTGTATCAGTttcctttaaaacaaaacaagcacATCAAACCTGACAAAAACATCATAATTAAAAGCTGAGAGAAAATGCAGAGGGATATAATGACAGAAAGATGAGAAGTCTTACCTGTGCTCGCTTTTCTCTCAGTTCCTGTTGCTGTAGCCTGCGTCTCTCCCTCTTCTCCTGCAATTTTTCCACTTCCTTCACACAGTTCGACTTCCTCCTTGCTGTTCGAGAGCAGAACAACACACAATTCCATTTTTTCAAAGGCAACAACCATTTCCTCTCTTTcagccctcctcctcctcctcccaccctgtatctctctctctaatataagtgtgtatgtgtgcagacaGAGTGGCTATAGAGGCAAGCCAGAGCCTCTGGCAGCTGGCACATGGCAGCGCCAACAGCCCTCTCCATCTTAGAGAGCTCTATTCTCTGAGCAGACCTTTTCCAAAGTCATTTATCTATGCACTCAGGCTGTCTGCAACACACCCTGCTACTATTACTTTACTACTTGCTACATTACTATTAATTGCAAACAATGCCATATCATCAGAATCATCAGAACAtggattaaaagataataaaggcATTAATATTCATCTGACTGATTCATTTAATCTTCCCAAGACAGTGTGTAGTTTGAACACTGACTCGTCTCCACCAAACACCAAAATGGGGTGGGAATCTTTAAACTAGATTTGATTAGAAAGAATAGTTAAacccaaaattaaaaatgtatccaTCCACGaagtaggtgagtttgtttcttcatgggaacagttttggagaaatttagcgttAAATCTTTCActaatggattctctgcagtgaataggtgtcCTAAAATGTCCAAACAGCTCATAAAAACATCAACAATTtacaaataatccacatgacttcagTTCATCAATGAACATCTTGTAAAGCAAAAAGCTGagtttttgtaagaaacaattctttaatctgtttttaacttcaaatgagTCCTATAACCATAATATTGCATACTTCAAGTGAAAAAGTCTAAATTAGGAGATAAATattcacagatcaagcaccatttacaaatgaaaacattccaaaacagttctaaacaaatgtgtTGAAGGATTTTGATGCGGGAGGACAACAGGGAATGgagtttttcactggaggaagtgttaatttgttattatggactcgtattttgAATAGAtgtgacagtttaaagttaaaacattaatgatggatttgtttattacaaccatgcagcttttcactttacaagatgttaactgatggactggagtcatgtagactacttgtggattattgtgatgtttttttcagcagtttggactcattctgacggcacccattcagagtgcagaggatccactggtgagcaagtgttaTGTATATTatcccaaatctgttctgatgaagaaataaactcatctacatcttggatgggctgagggtaagtaaattttaagcagattttcattcttgggtgaactgtaATTCCAAGAAAGAGTTACAACATATCTGAAACATCTTTGCCCCAAACGCGCACTAAATAAGCAAATTAAACAGAACAATTGTTTTCCACCCAAAGGATGGGCAGCATCATGCTGCACATAGAAAACAGATTCCAGATTAATTCAGCAGACAGACTCTTGTAAGCTTCATAAATTCAAAGCAAGAGGATTAGTCAGGAAGGTTCAGAGTCAGGACAAGCCTGCCCAGTCACAAACAGTCACTGACATTCAGAGGGGCGGCTGGGGGTAGCCAAACCACACCCCACAGATTTGAGCCAAGATACAGACAGATGAGCAAGGTTTAGGTTTGCTGCAAAATTCAGTCTCTAAAAGGTTGCTTTCTCTTTATGCATTATACGCATCCTGCGCAGGAGGCCTCAGTCTTTTCAGTGTTTTCCTGTGGGGAAAAGGGGGTTGA
Coding sequences within it:
- the LOC132097997 gene encoding kinesin-like protein KIF2A isoform X3, giving the protein MVTSLNEDNESVTVEWIENGDTKGKEIDLECIFSLNPDVGPEEEISLSPVTPPPPTPSSVKVNKIPKNRRTIAPGRSEIPSRDNRVGSTRGRLAQQQQPESAPPPPVQQPSQPTQSQTQSQIAQQQQNARRKSNCVKEVEKLQEKRERRRLQQQELREKRAQETDTTIPNYEILQMIRDFRASLDYRPLTTTDLIEEHRICVCVRKRPLNKKELTVKDLDVITIPSKDVVMVHEPKQKVDLTRYLENQTFRFDYAFDDSTTNEMVYRFTARPLVETIFDRGMATCFAYGQTGSGKTHTMGGDFSGKNQDCSKGIYALAARDVFLMLKKPNYKKLDLQVYATFFEIYSGKVFDLLNHKAKLRVLEDGKQQVQVVGLQEREVRCTEDVLKLIEMGNSCRTSGQTSANAHSSRSHAVFQIILRKKGKMHGKFSLIDLAGNERGADTSSADRQTRLEGAEINKSLLALKECIRALGRNKPHTPFRASKLTQVLRDSFIGENSRTCMIATISPGMASCENTLNTLRYANRVKEFGISPSDIPFSQGGGSRSEPSPTYEVKELTVDPNAVTEGGRPNVNAINQLNIMDEEWDLGNSPQRDDLKLLCEQNEEEVSPQLFTFHEAVSQLVEMEEQVLEDHRAVFQESIRWLEDEKVLLEMTEEVDYDVDSYSSQLEQILDQKIDILIELRDKVRSFRSTLQEEEQASKQINPKRPRAL
- the LOC132097997 gene encoding kinesin-like protein KIF2A isoform X1, yielding MSVNFGKIVVGIYVEIKRSDGRVHQAMVTSLNEDNESVTVEWIENGDTKGKEIDLECIFSLNPDVGPEEEISLSPVTPPPPTPSSVKVNKIPKNRRTIAPGRSEIPSRDNRVGSTRGRLAQQQQPESAPPPPVQQPSQPTQSQTQSQIAQQQQNARRKSNCVKEVEKLQEKRERRRLQQQELREKRAQETDTTIPNYEILQMIRDFRASLDYRPLTTTDLIEEHRICVCVRKRPLNKKELTVKDLDVITIPSKDVVMVHEPKQKVDLTRYLENQTFRFDYAFDDSTTNEMVYRFTARPLVETIFDRGMATCFAYGQTGSGKTHTMGGDFSGKNQDCSKGIYALAARDVFLMLKKPNYKKLDLQVYATFFEIYSGKVFDLLNHKAKLRVLEDGKQQVQVVGLQEREVRCTEDVLKLIEMGNSCRTSGQTSANAHSSRSHAVFQIILRKKGKMHGKFSLIDLAGNERGADTSSADRQTRLEGAEINKSLLALKECIRALGRNKPHTPFRASKLTQVLRDSFIGENSRTCMIATISPGMASCENTLNTLRYANRVKEFGISPSDIPFSQGGGSRSEPSPTYEVKELTVDPNAVTEGGRPNVNAINQLNIMDEEWDLGNSPQRDDLKLLCEQNEEEVSPQLFTFHEAVSQLVEMEEQVLEDHRAVFQESIRWLEDEKVLLEMTEEVDYDVDSYSSQLEQILDQKIDILIELRDKVRSFRSTLQEEEQASKQINPKRPRAL
- the LOC132097997 gene encoding kinesin-like protein KIF2A isoform X2; this encodes MLLAQLLKCPQKQIAVDLPTWRVHQAMVTSLNEDNESVTVEWIENGDTKGKEIDLECIFSLNPDVGPEEEISLSPVTPPPPTPSSVKVNKIPKNRRTIAPGRSEIPSRDNRVGSTRGRLAQQQQPESAPPPPVQQPSQPTQSQTQSQIAQQQQNARRKSNCVKEVEKLQEKRERRRLQQQELREKRAQETDTTIPNYEILQMIRDFRASLDYRPLTTTDLIEEHRICVCVRKRPLNKKELTVKDLDVITIPSKDVVMVHEPKQKVDLTRYLENQTFRFDYAFDDSTTNEMVYRFTARPLVETIFDRGMATCFAYGQTGSGKTHTMGGDFSGKNQDCSKGIYALAARDVFLMLKKPNYKKLDLQVYATFFEIYSGKVFDLLNHKAKLRVLEDGKQQVQVVGLQEREVRCTEDVLKLIEMGNSCRTSGQTSANAHSSRSHAVFQIILRKKGKMHGKFSLIDLAGNERGADTSSADRQTRLEGAEINKSLLALKECIRALGRNKPHTPFRASKLTQVLRDSFIGENSRTCMIATISPGMASCENTLNTLRYANRVKEFGISPSDIPFSQGGGSRSEPSPTYEVKELTVDPNAVTEGGRPNVNAINQLNIMDEEWDLGNSPQRDDLKLLCEQNEEEVSPQLFTFHEAVSQLVEMEEQVLEDHRAVFQESIRWLEDEKVLLEMTEEVDYDVDSYSSQLEQILDQKIDILIELRDKVRSFRSTLQEEEQASKQINPKRPRAL
- the LOC132097997 gene encoding kinesin-like protein KIF2A isoform X4 encodes the protein MSVNFGKIVVGIYVEIKRSDGRVHQAMVTSLNEDNESVTVEWIENGDTKGKEIDLECIFSLNPDVGPEEEISLSPVTPPPPTPSSVKVNKIPKNRRTIAPGRSEIPSRDNRVGSTRGRLAQQQQPESAPPPPVQQPSQPTQSQTQSQIAQQQQNARRKSNCVKEVEKLQEKRERRRLQQQELREKRAQETDTTIPNYEILQMIRDFRASLDYRPLTTTDLIEEHRICVCVRKRPLNKKELTVKDLDVITIPSKDVVMVHEPKQKVDLTRYLENQTFRFDYAFDDSTTNEMVYRFTARPLVETIFDRGMATCFAYGQTGSGKTHTMGGDFSGKNQDCSKGIYALAARDVFLMLKKPNYKKLDLQVYATFFEIYSGKVFDLLNHKAKLRVLEDGKQQVQVVGLQEREVRCTEDVLKLIEMGNSCRTSGQTSANAHSSRSHAVFQIILRKKGKMHGKFSLIDLAGNERGADTSSADRQTRLEGAEINKSLLALKECIRALGRNKPHTPFRASKLTQVLRDSFIGENSRTCMIATISPGMASCENTLNTLRYANRVKELTVDPNAVTEGGRPNVNAINQLNIMDEEWDLGNSPQRDDLKLLCEQNEEEVSPQLFTFHEAVSQLVEMEEQVLEDHRAVFQESIRWLEDEKVLLEMTEEVDYDVDSYSSQLEQILDQKIDILIELRDKVRSFRSTLQEEEQASKQINPKRPRAL